GGAGCGGGGGGATCGCGACCTGCCGCGCGAGCGTCCCCGCTATCTCATGGGGGTGGGCCAGCCGGAGGAGATCCTCGAGGCCGTCGACCGCGGGATCGATCTCTTCGACTGCGTGCTGCCCACGAGGGGAGCGCGACACGGGACGGTCTACACGTTCGATGGGCGTTACACGATCGGAGCGAAGGTCCATGCCGAGGATCTCGGGCCTCTCGATGAGGGATGCGACTGCAGGGTCTGCCGCACCGTCAGCAGGGCCTACGTCCGCCATCTCTTTCAGGTGGGAGAGCTCCTGGGGCCGCGGCTGCTGAGTCATCACAACATACGCGCCTACATGAGGCTCATGGAGGGGATCCGCTCCTCGCTGCGCGAGGGAGGGTTCGCGGACTTCAAGCGCCGCATGCTGGAGCGGTTGCGCCCGGCCGCGGGGGAGACTCCCCGCGGGCCGCGGAAGCGAGAGGAGAGCTGATGGAGCGGTTTCTCGTAGGGGTCGCCCAGGCCCAGCAGCAGGAGGGCGCGCGGGGCGCGGGGGGAGGGTCGCAACAGCTTCTGAGCACCCTCTTCGTCCTGGGTTCCTTCATCCTGATCTTCTACTTCCTCCTCATCCGTCCCCAGCAGAAGAGGCAGCGCGAGTCGGCGAAGATGATCGCGGCGCTCAAGCGCGGCGATCGCGTCCTCACCTCCGGCGGCTTCTTCGGCACAGTCTGGGACGTCAAGGACGACATCGTCGTCCTGAAGCTCGCCGAGGAGGTCAAGGTCGAGGTGGCGAAGTCGGCCGTCCAGGCGGTCGTTTCCAAGTAGTGCGCATCCTCTTCTTCGGGACGCCGGCCTTCGCGATACCCTCCCTGGAGGCGCTCCTCGATGGCCCCGACGACCTGGTCGGGGTCATCAGCCAGCCCGATCGCCCCCGCGGCAGGGGACAGAAGCCCGAGGAGACGCCGGTCGCGCGTCGATCGCGCGAGGCGGGCGCGCTCGTCCTGCAGCCCGAGAAGCTCCACGAGGAATCGACCCTCGCGATCCTGCGTGGCCTCTCGCCCGAACTGATCGTCACCTGCGCGTTCGGCCGGCTCCTGCGCCGGCCGCTCCTCGATCTACCGCCTCTCGGATGCCTGAACGTCCACGCCTCCCTTCTGCCGCGCCACCGCGGCGCCTCCCCGATCGCCCGCTCGATCCTGGAGGGGGACGCCTGGTCGGGGATCACGATCTTCCGCCTGGACGAGGGGATGGACACCGGTCCGATCCTGATCCAGCGCGCGGAGCGGGTGCTTCCCGACGACACCGCCGAGACGCTCGGCGCGCGGCTCTCGCTCCTGGGAGGCGTCGTTCTCAAGGAGGCCTGCGAGCTGATCCGCGAACGCCGGGACGTCTACGCGCCGCAGCCCGCGACGGGGGCGACCAACGCCCCGCCTCTCGAGAAGGAGGATGGCCTCATCTCATGGTCTCGTCCCG
This genomic stretch from Candidatus Eisenbacteria bacterium harbors:
- the yajC gene encoding preprotein translocase subunit YajC, with protein sequence MERFLVGVAQAQQQEGARGAGGGSQQLLSTLFVLGSFILIFYFLLIRPQQKRQRESAKMIAALKRGDRVLTSGGFFGTVWDVKDDIVVLKLAEEVKVEVAKSAVQAVVSK
- a CDS encoding methionyl-tRNA formyltransferase gives rise to the protein MGRQGRHRRPEARRGGQGRGGEVGRPGGRFQVVRILFFGTPAFAIPSLEALLDGPDDLVGVISQPDRPRGRGQKPEETPVARRSREAGALVLQPEKLHEESTLAILRGLSPELIVTCAFGRLLRRPLLDLPPLGCLNVHASLLPRHRGASPIARSILEGDAWSGITIFRLDEGMDTGPILIQRAERVLPDDTAETLGARLSLLGGVVLKEACELIRERRDVYAPQPATGATNAPPLEKEDGLISWSRPADQIERFVRAMIPWPVAATSAKGQPLRVLRADLVDLVPRERPPGCLLSIAPAPIVAALPGCVRLRRVQPAGRREMDAGDWIRGARLAEGERFG